In a single window of the Poecile atricapillus isolate bPoeAtr1 chromosome 27, bPoeAtr1.hap1, whole genome shotgun sequence genome:
- the DCAF7 gene encoding DDB1- and CUL4-associated factor 7: MSLHGKRKEIYKYEAPWTVYAMNWSVRPDKRFRLALGSFVEEYNNKVQLVGLDEESSEFICRNTFDHPYPTTKLMWIPDTKGVYPDLLATSGDYLRVWRVGETETRLECLLNNNKNSDFCAPLTSFDWNEVDPYLLGTSSIDTTCTIWGLETGQVLGRVNLVSGHVKTQLIAHDKEVYDIAFSRAGGGRDMFASVGADGSVRMFDLRHLEHSTIIYEDPQHHPLLRLCWNKQDPNYLATMAMDGMEVVILDVRVPCTPVARLNNHRACVNGIAWAPHSSCHICTAADDHQALIWDIQQMPRAIEDPILAYTAEGEINNVQWASTQPDWIAICYNNCLEILRV, from the exons ATGTCGCTGCACGGGAAGCGGAAGGAGATCTATAAATATGAGGCGCCCTGGACCGTGTACGCCATGAACTGGAGCGTCCGGCCCGACAAGCGGTTCCGCCTGGCGCTGGGGAGCTTCGTAGAGGAGTACAACAACAAG GTGCAGCTTGTTGGTTTGGATGAAGAGAGCTCAGAATTCATTTGCAGGAACACCTTTGATCACCCCTACCCCACCACAAAGCTGATGTGGATCCCAGACACCAAGGGAGTTTACCCAGACCTGTTGGCCACTAGTGGTGACTACCTGCGAGTGTGGAGA GTGGGTGAAACCGAGACCCGGTTGGAGTGTTTgctgaacaacaacaagaacTCAGATTTCTGTGCTCCACTGACATCATTTGACTGGAATGAAGTGGATCCTTACCTGTTAG GTACCTCTAGCATTGACACAACCTGCACTATTTGGGGTCTGGAGACAGGACAGGTTCTGGGAAGAGTTAATTTGGTGTCTGGCCACGTGAAGACCCAGCTTATTGCACATGACAAAGAG GTGTACGACATCGCCTTCAGCCGCGCGGGCGGCGGCAGGGACATGTTTGCCTCGGTGGGTGCGGACGGCTCGGTGAGGATGTTCGACCTGCGCCACCTGGAGCACAGCACCATCATCTACGAGGACCCCCAGCACCACCCCCTGCTGCGGCTCTGCTGGAACAAGCAGGACCCCAACTACCTGGCCACAATGGCCATGGATGGCATGGAG gtTGTAATTCTGGATGTCAGAGTTCCCTGCACCCCTGTTGCCAGGTTAAACAACCACAGAGCGTGTGTAAATGGAATTGCCTGGGCACCTCACTCTTCCTGCCACATCTGTACAGCGG CGGATGATCACCAGGCTCTCATCTGGGACATCCAGCAAATGCCTCGTGCCATTGAGGACCCGATCCTGGCCTACACAGCCGAGGGAGAGATCAACAATGTACAGTGGGCATCCACCCAGCCAGACTGGATAGCCATCTGCTACAACAACTGCCTGGAGATCCTCAGAGTCTAA